From a single Methanofollis sp. W23 genomic region:
- the nadA gene encoding quinolinate synthase NadA: protein MVVVGGAASIHRNIHHLPPHYRQQWDETGKRSGAGDMVSQSIKDEIARLKSAEDAVIIAHNYQVPEVQEVADLVGDSLELARAAAVLEEETIVFCGVDFMAETAAVLAPEKRVLLPAVDALCPMAGMVTAAEVRALKERYPTAAVVCYVNTPAEVKAESDICCTSANAVAVVESLDAEQVIFVPDRNLGRYVARFTAREVIPWEGFCYVHDLMSVRDVEEARRTHPDAEVLVHPECRPEVIDAADHVFSTSGMIRHVCSSSGEEFVIGTETGILYPMQKKCPGKRCYPLSEQAVCASMKKTDLPLVRDALERLEPRVTVPPETAERARVAIERMLEV, encoded by the coding sequence ATGGTCGTTGTCGGAGGTGCCGCATCCATCCACCGCAACATTCACCACCTCCCACCCCATTACCGGCAACAATGGGACGAGACCGGGAAGAGATCAGGAGCAGGTGATATGGTGAGCCAGAGCATCAAGGATGAGATCGCACGCCTGAAAAGCGCAGAGGACGCCGTGATCATCGCCCATAATTATCAGGTCCCCGAGGTCCAGGAGGTCGCCGATCTCGTCGGCGACTCCCTCGAACTTGCACGTGCCGCCGCGGTGCTGGAAGAAGAGACGATCGTCTTCTGCGGGGTCGACTTCATGGCCGAGACCGCCGCAGTCCTCGCCCCCGAGAAACGGGTGCTCCTCCCCGCCGTCGACGCCCTCTGCCCGATGGCCGGGATGGTCACGGCGGCCGAGGTGCGGGCACTCAAGGAGCGGTACCCGACTGCTGCGGTGGTCTGTTATGTGAACACCCCGGCAGAGGTGAAGGCTGAGAGCGACATCTGCTGCACCTCGGCCAATGCTGTGGCGGTGGTCGAGTCGCTGGACGCCGAGCAGGTGATCTTTGTGCCTGACCGGAACCTTGGGCGGTATGTCGCACGTTTCACCGCCAGGGAGGTGATCCCCTGGGAGGGGTTCTGTTATGTTCATGACCTGATGTCTGTCCGGGACGTCGAGGAGGCGAGGCGGACTCACCCGGACGCCGAGGTGCTCGTCCATCCCGAGTGCAGGCCAGAGGTGATCGATGCCGCCGACCATGTCTTCTCCACCTCAGGGATGATCAGGCATGTCTGTTCGTCGTCAGGGGAGGAGTTCGTCATCGGGACCGAGACCGGGATCCTGTACCCGATGCAGAAAAAATGTCCTGGAAAACGGTGTTACCCTCTCTCTGAACAGGCAGTCTGCGCCAGTATGAAAAAGACCGACCTCCCCTTAGTAAGGGACGCACTGGAACGCCTGGAGCCCAGGGTCACGGTCCCGCCCGAGACCGCCGAACGGGCGCGGGTGGCGATCGAGCGGATGCTGGAGGTATAG
- a CDS encoding DUF1269 domain-containing protein has translation MSDLVVVAFDDEQTAFQVRDKLARMTKEHLIGLEDLVVVVRHQDGKTDVKQSMSLAGVGALSGSFWGLLIGIIFLMPLLGLAIGAITGALAGHLTDYGIDDAFIKEVSETVKPGSSAVFMLIKEVTPDKFLTEMEEFRGTVVRTSLTEESEAKLREAFGEEVEEKEKVAAPAV, from the coding sequence ATGAGCGATTTAGTGGTCGTGGCATTTGACGACGAGCAGACAGCATTCCAGGTCAGGGATAAACTTGCCCGGATGACCAAGGAACATCTCATCGGGCTTGAAGACCTGGTCGTCGTCGTCCGCCACCAGGACGGGAAGACCGACGTCAAGCAGTCGATGAGTCTTGCCGGGGTGGGGGCGTTGAGCGGGAGTTTCTGGGGACTTCTCATCGGGATCATCTTCCTGATGCCGCTCCTCGGACTGGCGATAGGGGCCATCACCGGTGCCCTTGCCGGGCACCTCACCGACTATGGGATCGACGACGCCTTCATCAAGGAAGTCTCAGAGACCGTAAAGCCGGGAAGTTCGGCGGTCTTCATGCTGATCAAGGAGGTCACGCCCGACAAGTTCCTCACCGAGATGGAGGAGTTCAGGGGGACGGTGGTCAGGACCTCGCTGACCGAGGAGAGCGAGGCAAAACTCCGTGAGGCATTCGGCGAAGAGGTGGAAGAGAAGGAGAAGGTCGCCGCGCCTGCAGTGTGA
- a CDS encoding DUF1700 domain-containing protein — MDRTEFLERLSARLHGLPDDEVQEIIADYEEYFAAGAEAGRTETEIAAALGDPDEIGKHLCAASHIKTAEQTGSFAALCRAALATLGLGLFNFCIALVPIVIVASIIFAIFVTGVSLALGGVVALVVTAVPSVVPPEMTVVMPFETPLMRMATAAGLIAVGVLVTVGSIYPARYFVRAMAHYFRMNLSVIRRAYDS, encoded by the coding sequence ATGGACAGAACAGAATTTCTTGAGAGACTGAGCGCACGCCTGCATGGGCTTCCCGACGACGAGGTGCAGGAGATCATCGCCGATTACGAAGAATACTTTGCCGCCGGTGCCGAGGCCGGGCGGACCGAGACCGAGATCGCCGCCGCCCTCGGAGACCCGGATGAGATCGGGAAACACCTGTGTGCTGCCTCACACATCAAGACCGCCGAGCAGACAGGATCGTTTGCCGCCCTCTGCCGCGCCGCACTGGCGACGCTCGGGCTCGGGCTCTTCAATTTCTGTATCGCCCTGGTGCCGATCGTCATCGTCGCCTCCATCATCTTTGCAATCTTCGTAACCGGGGTTTCCCTCGCACTCGGCGGCGTCGTGGCCCTGGTCGTCACGGCCGTGCCCTCTGTGGTGCCGCCCGAGATGACCGTGGTCATGCCCTTCGAGACCCCGCTTATGAGGATGGCGACGGCCGCAGGGCTCATCGCCGTCGGGGTGCTCGTGACCGTCGGGAGCATCTACCCGGCACGCTATTTTGTGCGGGCGATGGCACACTACTTCAGGATGAACCTCTCTGTGATCAGGAGAGCGTACGACAGTTGA
- a CDS encoding PadR family transcriptional regulator — MNVQFKKGVLDLCVLSLLSRKACYGYEIVQEISGAVEISEGTVYPLLRRLKNEGHLETYLQESTGGPPRKYYRLTESGHALHAHLRAEWFLFVGQVNRFLGDKREEHSTESRG, encoded by the coding sequence ATGAATGTCCAGTTTAAGAAAGGAGTCCTCGACCTCTGCGTCCTCTCCCTCCTCTCCAGGAAGGCGTGCTACGGTTACGAGATCGTGCAGGAGATCTCAGGGGCCGTCGAGATCTCAGAGGGTACCGTCTATCCGCTCCTGCGGCGCCTGAAGAACGAGGGGCATCTTGAGACCTACCTCCAGGAGTCGACCGGCGGGCCGCCCAGAAAATATTATCGTCTCACCGAGAGCGGCCACGCCCTCCACGCCCATCTGAGAGCAGAGTGGTTCCTCTTTGTCGGGCAGGTCAACCGGTTTCTCGGGGACAAGAGAGAAGAACATTCGACTGAGAGCAGGGGATGA
- the upp gene encoding uracil phosphoribosyltransferase, producing MTVRPVSHPVITHKINMLRDIGTRPKDFRQIVTELTSLLTYEATRDLELEATTIDGWQGSEMEVEMFMEEDPSIVPVFRAGIGMQEGFLSIIPSAKISYIGYYRDEDTLEPQLYYAKLAENVHLRRNYILDPMLATGGTTSAVCSMLKRAGVKSIKVLCILAAPEGLAKMEEDHPDVEIIPAVIDDHLNEKGYIMPGLGDAGDRLFGTK from the coding sequence ATGACTGTACGGCCAGTCTCCCACCCGGTCATCACCCACAAGATCAATATGCTCAGGGACATCGGGACAAGACCCAAGGACTTCAGGCAGATCGTGACCGAACTCACCTCGCTGCTGACCTATGAGGCGACCCGCGACCTCGAACTGGAGGCAACCACCATCGACGGATGGCAGGGCTCTGAGATGGAGGTCGAGATGTTCATGGAGGAGGACCCGTCCATCGTCCCGGTCTTCCGTGCCGGTATCGGGATGCAGGAGGGGTTCCTGAGCATCATCCCGAGCGCCAAGATCAGTTATATCGGCTATTACCGCGACGAGGATACACTCGAACCGCAGCTCTACTATGCGAAACTCGCCGAGAACGTGCATCTCAGGAGGAACTATATCCTCGACCCGATGCTTGCCACCGGCGGGACCACCTCGGCGGTCTGTTCGATGCTGAAGAGGGCGGGCGTGAAGAGCATCAAGGTCCTCTGCATCCTTGCGGCGCCCGAGGGGCTTGCAAAGATGGAGGAGGACCATCCCGACGTCGAGATCATCCCGGCGGTGATCGACGACCATCTCAATGAGAAGGGCTACATCATGCCAGGTCTTGGCGATGCCGGCGACCGTCTCTTTGGGACAAAATAA
- a CDS encoding uracil-xanthine permease family protein, translated as MCLGVQVLFVAFGALVIVPLLTGLDPNVALFTAGIGTLIFQLITRMKVPIFLASSFAFIPAIMYGVATWGIPSTLCGLAAAGLFYVLLSFVIRFSGVGLVNRLFPPVVVGPVICAIGLSLAPAAVNMALGIDGSGVQVVPVETALLLSGVSLLTTLVVFTFLKGWLRLIPILCGIAAGYALAAALGIVDYSGILAAAWFAVPAFTLPEWNLEAILFIVPVAIAPAIEHFGDVLAIGSVTGKNYLEDPGVHRTMLGDGVATFVASFIGGPPNTTYSEVTGAVALTRQFNPLIMTAAAVFAICFAFIGKIGAALHSIPIPVMGGVMILLFGLIASLGINQLVQNKIDLTLQKNAVIASIVLITAIGGLFIPFGDFKLAGIGLAAIIGVVLNLVIPDPEGQAPQGVAAE; from the coding sequence ATGTGTCTGGGGGTTCAGGTCCTTTTCGTCGCCTTCGGTGCGCTTGTCATCGTCCCGCTCCTCACGGGGTTGGACCCGAATGTCGCGCTCTTCACGGCGGGTATCGGGACCCTGATCTTCCAGTTGATTACACGAATGAAAGTACCGATCTTTCTTGCCTCTTCTTTTGCGTTTATTCCTGCGATCATGTATGGTGTCGCAACATGGGGCATACCCAGCACCCTCTGCGGTCTTGCCGCCGCAGGCCTGTTCTACGTGCTGCTGAGTTTTGTGATCAGGTTTTCTGGCGTGGGGCTCGTCAACAGGCTCTTCCCGCCGGTGGTGGTCGGCCCGGTCATCTGTGCGATCGGTCTCTCCCTCGCCCCGGCCGCGGTAAACATGGCGCTCGGGATCGACGGTAGCGGGGTCCAGGTCGTGCCGGTCGAGACGGCGCTGCTCCTCTCAGGGGTCTCGCTCCTGACGACGCTGGTGGTCTTCACCTTCTTGAAAGGGTGGCTCAGGCTGATCCCGATCCTCTGCGGGATCGCGGCGGGATATGCCCTCGCGGCCGCGCTCGGGATCGTCGATTACTCGGGGATCCTTGCAGCGGCCTGGTTTGCAGTCCCGGCCTTCACCCTGCCTGAGTGGAACCTTGAGGCCATCCTCTTCATCGTCCCGGTCGCGATCGCCCCGGCCATCGAGCACTTCGGGGACGTCCTGGCCATCGGGTCGGTCACCGGGAAGAACTACCTGGAGGACCCAGGCGTTCACCGCACCATGCTGGGTGACGGGGTCGCCACCTTTGTCGCCTCGTTCATCGGCGGGCCGCCGAACACCACTTACTCTGAGGTGACCGGCGCAGTGGCGCTGACCAGGCAGTTCAACCCGCTGATCATGACTGCCGCCGCCGTCTTTGCGATCTGCTTTGCGTTCATCGGCAAGATCGGTGCGGCACTGCACAGCATCCCCATCCCGGTGATGGGCGGCGTGATGATCCTCCTCTTCGGGCTCATCGCAAGTCTTGGCATCAACCAGTTGGTCCAGAACAAGATCGACCTGACGCTCCAGAAGAACGCGGTCATCGCTTCCATCGTGCTGATCACCGCGATCGGCGGGCTTTTCATCCCGTTCGGCGACTTCAAGCTGGCCGGGATCGGGCTTGCGGCGATCATCGGGGTCGTCCTCAACCTCGTGATCCCTGACCCTGAGGGCCAGGCACCGCAGGGGGTGGCGGCAGAATGA
- the dps gene encoding DNA protection during starvation protein, which produces MAKVAREMVEATGIDVDKLLEMLVKNAAAELTTFYYYTILRANLIGLEGETIKEIAETARIEDRNHFEALVPRIYELGGKLPDDMVAFHTISACPPARLPPDPSDVTAMLTVLVEAERCAVRGYTEICTYTAGKDHRTYDLALAILNEEVEHESWFSEFLGEGPSGHFLRRGETSPFVSKFMR; this is translated from the coding sequence GTGGCAAAAGTTGCACGGGAAATGGTCGAGGCGACGGGGATCGACGTCGACAAACTGCTGGAGATGCTGGTCAAAAACGCCGCGGCCGAACTGACCACCTTTTATTATTACACCATCCTGCGGGCCAACCTCATCGGGCTGGAGGGAGAGACGATCAAGGAGATCGCAGAGACCGCACGGATCGAGGACAGGAACCACTTCGAGGCGCTGGTCCCGCGGATCTACGAACTCGGCGGGAAACTTCCCGACGACATGGTGGCGTTTCACACCATCTCGGCCTGCCCTCCGGCGAGGCTCCCGCCAGACCCGTCCGATGTCACCGCAATGCTCACCGTCCTCGTCGAGGCAGAGCGGTGTGCGGTCCGTGGGTATACCGAGATCTGCACCTACACCGCGGGCAAGGACCACCGCACCTATGACCTGGCACTGGCGATCCTCAACGAGGAGGTGGAGCACGAGTCCTGGTTCTCCGAGTTCCTGGGCGAGGGGCCGTCAGGGCATTTCCTCAGGAGAGGGGAGACCTCGCCTTTCGTCTCAAAGTTCATGCGCTGA
- a CDS encoding ZIP family metal transporter yields MQMMALLESLGPVWQAFLAGCFTWGLTALGAGTVFFTRGVERRVLDLMLGFAAGVMIAASYWSLLAPAVELSAGLSVPVWLPPAAGFLAGGLAMWVTEALLPYLHPDTSERGSGSRGPGMRRSSLMLILAVTVHNIPEGLAVGVGFGALAAAHPSATLAGAVGLAVGIGLQNFPEGMAVSMPLRREGFSRLRSFWYGQLSGVVEPAAAVFGAAAVIVAAPVLPYALAFAAGAMIFVVAAEVIPEAQGSPGLATLGVLAGFVVMMVLDVALG; encoded by the coding sequence ATGCAGATGATGGCCCTGCTGGAGAGCCTTGGGCCGGTCTGGCAGGCCTTTCTTGCCGGGTGCTTCACCTGGGGGCTCACCGCCCTCGGGGCGGGCACAGTTTTTTTCACGCGGGGGGTGGAGCGGCGGGTGCTCGACCTCATGCTCGGGTTTGCTGCCGGGGTGATGATCGCCGCAAGTTACTGGTCGCTCCTGGCCCCGGCGGTCGAACTCTCGGCCGGACTTTCGGTGCCGGTCTGGCTCCCGCCTGCCGCCGGGTTCCTTGCAGGGGGCCTGGCGATGTGGGTGACCGAGGCGCTGCTCCCCTATCTTCACCCTGACACCTCAGAGAGAGGTTCTGGCAGCCGCGGGCCGGGGATGCGGCGGAGCAGTCTCATGCTCATCCTTGCGGTGACTGTCCACAACATCCCAGAGGGCCTGGCGGTGGGGGTGGGCTTTGGCGCCCTGGCCGCCGCACATCCCTCGGCAACCCTGGCCGGGGCGGTCGGACTCGCCGTCGGGATCGGGCTCCAGAACTTCCCTGAGGGGATGGCGGTCTCGATGCCTCTCAGGCGCGAGGGGTTCTCGCGCCTGCGAAGTTTCTGGTACGGCCAGCTCTCCGGCGTCGTCGAACCGGCGGCTGCAGTCTTCGGGGCGGCGGCGGTCATCGTCGCCGCACCGGTCCTGCCCTACGCCCTCGCCTTCGCTGCCGGGGCGATGATCTTTGTCGTGGCAGCAGAGGTGATCCCTGAAGCGCAGGGGAGTCCAGGGCTTGCGACCCTGGGGGTGCTTGCCGGGTTTGTGGTGATGATGGTGCTTGACGTGGCGTTGGGGTAG
- a CDS encoding isocitrate/isopropylmalate dehydrogenase family protein, protein MYRLAAIGGDGIGPEILDEGKKVLDAAGENYGFDIDWTEFEIGAERYLETGDLVTEDELKELSRYPAIYFGAIGDERVSPGILEKGILLKMRFYFDEYVNLRPIRLLHGIQTPLAGKRPEDIDFVVVRENTEDFYVGIGSRFRHQETTELEVVRDLYSVKFGLDVESDAEEIAYQIGVLSREGCRRVMEYAFDLAERRQRRVASVDKANVLSDVYGLWREVFSEVAGRHPGVTTEFTFVDAVTMWFVKNPEWFDVVVTPNMFGDIVTDLGAMIQGGLGLAPGGNINPTGTSMFEPIHGSAPKYRGLGVANPIATIWAGALLLDHLGEHEAAEGVVEAIEGTIRDGVVTRDLGGTAKTADVGDHIATLVQG, encoded by the coding sequence ATGTACAGGCTCGCAGCGATAGGCGGCGACGGCATCGGCCCTGAGATCCTCGACGAGGGAAAGAAGGTCCTCGACGCCGCAGGAGAGAACTACGGGTTTGACATCGACTGGACCGAGTTTGAGATCGGCGCCGAGCGCTACCTGGAGACCGGCGACCTGGTCACCGAAGACGAACTCAAAGAACTCTCACGGTATCCGGCGATCTATTTTGGGGCCATCGGCGACGAGCGCGTGAGCCCCGGCATCCTGGAGAAGGGGATCCTCCTGAAGATGCGGTTTTACTTTGACGAGTACGTGAACCTCAGGCCGATCCGTCTCCTGCACGGGATCCAGACCCCGCTTGCCGGGAAAAGACCCGAGGATATCGACTTTGTCGTGGTGCGGGAGAACACTGAGGACTTCTATGTCGGGATCGGGTCGCGCTTCAGGCACCAGGAGACCACAGAACTCGAGGTCGTCAGAGATCTCTACTCGGTGAAGTTCGGCCTCGACGTCGAGAGCGATGCCGAGGAGATCGCCTACCAGATCGGGGTGCTCTCGCGCGAGGGGTGCCGGCGGGTGATGGAGTACGCCTTCGATCTTGCCGAGAGGCGGCAGAGGCGGGTGGCCTCGGTCGACAAGGCAAACGTTCTCTCAGACGTCTACGGGCTCTGGCGCGAGGTCTTCAGCGAGGTCGCAGGTCGCCATCCTGGCGTGACCACCGAGTTCACCTTCGTCGACGCCGTCACGATGTGGTTTGTCAAGAACCCTGAGTGGTTCGATGTCGTGGTCACCCCGAATATGTTTGGCGACATCGTCACCGATCTCGGGGCGATGATCCAGGGCGGGCTCGGGCTTGCGCCGGGAGGAAACATCAATCCGACGGGCACCTCGATGTTCGAGCCCATCCATGGGTCGGCGCCGAAGTATCGGGGGCTCGGCGTCGCCAACCCCATCGCCACCATCTGGGCCGGCGCCCTCCTCCTCGACCACCTCGGCGAGCACGAGGCGGCTGAAGGAGTGGTGGAGGCGATCGAGGGGACGATCAGGGACGGCGTGGTGACCCGCGACCTCGGCGGGACGGCAAAGACTGCAGACGTCGGCGACCACATCGCGACGCTGGTCCAGGGGTAG
- a CDS encoding 3-isopropylmalate dehydratase translates to MRIWKFGDDIDTDAIIPGRFLTEYEPKKLAEHVFEGTRDDCRAGVCSGDIIVAGKNFGCGSSREHAPLALLGAGVRIVVAESFARIFYRNAVNTGLLPLVCSDTGGLLEGHEATVDLAEGCVESDGARYPVEPVPPFMQAIIDAGGLVEYAKAMKEVEICTGSQR, encoded by the coding sequence ATGCGGATCTGGAAGTTTGGCGACGACATCGATACCGACGCGATCATCCCAGGACGGTTCCTCACCGAGTACGAACCCAAAAAACTCGCCGAGCACGTCTTCGAGGGGACGAGGGACGACTGCAGGGCCGGGGTGTGCTCTGGCGACATCATCGTCGCGGGCAAGAACTTCGGGTGCGGCTCCTCCCGCGAGCACGCCCCCCTCGCCCTCCTCGGTGCAGGGGTCAGGATCGTCGTGGCTGAGTCCTTTGCCAGGATCTTCTACCGCAACGCCGTCAACACCGGGCTCCTCCCCCTCGTCTGCTCCGACACCGGGGGGCTTCTCGAAGGCCACGAGGCGACGGTCGACCTTGCAGAGGGATGCGTCGAGTCAGACGGCGCCAGGTATCCAGTCGAACCGGTGCCGCCCTTCATGCAGGCGATCATCGATGCCGGCGGACTGGTCGAATATGCAAAAGCGATGAAAGAGGTGGAAATATGTACAGGCTCGCAGCGATAG
- a CDS encoding 3-isopropylmalate dehydratase large subunit — MGATLVEKIFSSRCGREVQAGEVVMASVDRAMIHDITGPLAVRVFREMGGEEVFDPARIVMLFDHQVPADSVQAAENQQFMRDFAREQGIHNYDLREGVCHQVLMEKGHAAPGEIVVGSDSHTCTYGAAGAFATGIGSTDMGFVLKFGALYFRVPESIRVEVDGAFAPRVGAKDLILSIAGDIGAGGATYQALEFSGETIEAMPMAGRMTCCNMAIEMGAKAGIVPPDAVTREYLRARRPGAEIADLAPDQDAVYADRRRYDVTDLAPQVAVPHNVDHVVEVDEVAGTRIDQVFIGSCTNGRYEDFVEAAEVLGDRRFSDEVRVIVVPASKEEYLKTLRAGLVERFVEAGALVEAPCCGPCMGGAFGLLAPGEVSLSTSNRNFRGRQGSTRAEVYLCSPATAAASAVTGMITDPREV; from the coding sequence ATGGGAGCGACGCTCGTCGAGAAGATTTTCTCTTCCCGGTGCGGCCGGGAGGTACAGGCAGGCGAGGTGGTGATGGCCTCGGTGGACAGGGCAATGATCCACGACATCACCGGCCCCCTCGCCGTCAGAGTGTTCAGAGAGATGGGTGGAGAGGAGGTCTTCGACCCCGCACGGATCGTGATGCTCTTCGACCACCAGGTCCCGGCCGACTCGGTGCAGGCGGCCGAGAATCAGCAGTTCATGCGGGACTTCGCCCGCGAGCAGGGGATCCACAACTACGACCTCCGCGAGGGCGTCTGTCACCAGGTGCTCATGGAGAAGGGGCACGCCGCCCCGGGCGAGATCGTCGTCGGGTCAGACTCGCACACCTGCACCTACGGGGCCGCAGGGGCGTTTGCGACCGGCATCGGTTCGACCGACATGGGCTTTGTCCTCAAGTTCGGCGCCCTCTACTTCAGGGTGCCTGAATCGATCAGGGTCGAGGTCGACGGCGCCTTCGCCCCCCGTGTCGGGGCAAAAGACCTCATCCTCTCCATCGCCGGCGACATCGGCGCGGGCGGCGCCACCTACCAGGCCCTCGAGTTCTCTGGCGAGACCATAGAGGCGATGCCGATGGCCGGGCGGATGACCTGTTGCAACATGGCCATCGAGATGGGGGCAAAGGCCGGGATCGTCCCGCCCGACGCCGTCACCCGCGAATATCTACGGGCCAGGCGCCCCGGTGCGGAGATCGCCGATCTCGCCCCTGACCAGGACGCCGTCTATGCCGACCGGCGGAGGTACGACGTCACCGACCTCGCCCCGCAGGTCGCGGTCCCCCACAACGTGGACCATGTCGTCGAGGTCGACGAGGTCGCCGGGACTCGGATCGACCAGGTCTTCATCGGCTCGTGCACGAACGGACGCTACGAGGACTTCGTCGAGGCCGCCGAAGTGCTCGGCGACCGAAGATTCTCCGACGAGGTGCGGGTGATCGTCGTCCCGGCCTCGAAGGAAGAGTACCTCAAGACGCTCAGGGCCGGACTGGTCGAGCGGTTCGTCGAGGCGGGTGCGCTCGTCGAGGCGCCGTGTTGCGGCCCGTGCATGGGTGGGGCCTTCGGACTCCTCGCCCCCGGCGAGGTCTCGCTCTCCACCTCGAACCGCAACTTCAGGGGACGGCAGGGGAGCACCAGGGCAGAGGTTTACCTCTGCTCCCCGGCGACGGCGGCGGCGAGTGCGGTCACCGGCATGATCACCGACCCGAGGGAGGTGTGA
- a CDS encoding sodium:solute symporter family protein, which yields MIEPVTAAIIGVYFLALIAIGAWASGKIHNTEDYIVAGRSLGFWVFTILMVSSICSGMTLLGVSGLGFTTGWPSIWEQLFVPLAASFCIIVFGVKLHRIGKKNHYLTVEDYFADRFESPKAMRGISAVAGIVVSLIYLVGQYTAISIVLVWLFEIPHWQALIISGVIITAYTVVGGLYAVSWTTVIQGGLLIVGVLAIAPLLIMKAGGMAHINEVMAGIDPTFVQPYLTEGMTFTPEFLLSFGLMLTVGLACAPHVVNNVLAAKEERYFKWSPLIAFAVYAVVMLLMKFAGFAGRVLVEDGSIALPNVPNAQDYIFISGLEYAMPNLWVWSFFAVIVLAAVMSTTDRLMLTVGSMFAWDVWKNIFRPAASDREVLTVSRVAVVLAAGGTLLLAINPPEMLAWLMWSGIGIMLATFAVPLLAGLYWRGATREGAIASMLVGLVSGGALGYWYYVIDKMPFHFSLYAFLLSAATMVVVSMATHKTDTKVLDATLTGKFIHLR from the coding sequence ATGATCGAACCGGTCACGGCGGCGATCATCGGCGTCTACTTCCTGGCCCTCATCGCCATCGGCGCCTGGGCCTCGGGCAAGATCCACAACACCGAGGACTATATCGTCGCCGGACGATCGCTCGGGTTCTGGGTCTTCACCATCCTGATGGTCTCCTCCATCTGCTCAGGGATGACCTTGCTTGGCGTGAGCGGACTCGGCTTCACCACCGGGTGGCCCTCCATCTGGGAGCAACTCTTCGTCCCGCTCGCCGCCTCGTTCTGTATCATCGTCTTCGGCGTCAAACTCCACCGGATCGGGAAGAAGAACCACTACCTGACAGTCGAAGATTATTTTGCCGATCGTTTCGAGAGTCCGAAGGCCATGCGAGGGATCTCGGCGGTGGCCGGGATCGTCGTCTCCCTCATCTACCTGGTCGGGCAGTACACGGCGATCTCCATCGTGCTCGTCTGGCTCTTTGAGATCCCGCACTGGCAGGCGCTGATCATTTCGGGCGTCATCATCACCGCCTACACGGTGGTCGGCGGGCTGTACGCCGTCTCGTGGACGACGGTGATCCAGGGCGGGCTCCTCATCGTGGGAGTGCTCGCGATCGCCCCGCTTCTGATCATGAAGGCCGGCGGCATGGCCCATATCAACGAGGTGATGGCCGGGATCGACCCGACTTTTGTCCAGCCCTACCTCACCGAGGGGATGACCTTCACGCCCGAGTTCCTCCTCTCGTTCGGGCTGATGCTCACCGTAGGGCTTGCCTGCGCCCCGCACGTCGTCAACAACGTGCTGGCGGCCAAGGAGGAGCGCTACTTCAAGTGGTCGCCGCTCATCGCCTTCGCGGTCTACGCGGTCGTGATGCTCCTGATGAAGTTTGCCGGGTTTGCGGGCCGGGTGCTCGTCGAAGACGGGAGCATCGCCCTCCCGAACGTCCCCAATGCCCAGGACTACATCTTCATCTCCGGGCTTGAGTACGCCATGCCCAACCTCTGGGTCTGGTCGTTCTTTGCGGTGATCGTGCTCGCCGCCGTGATGTCGACGACCGACCGGTTGATGCTCACGGTGGGTTCGATGTTTGCCTGGGATGTCTGGAAGAATATCTTCAGGCCCGCGGCCAGCGACAGAGAGGTGCTCACGGTCTCCAGGGTGGCGGTCGTGCTCGCCGCCGGCGGGACGCTCCTGCTTGCGATCAATCCGCCCGAGATGCTTGCGTGGCTGATGTGGTCAGGGATCGGGATCATGCTTGCGACCTTTGCGGTGCCCCTCCTTGCAGGGCTGTACTGGCGGGGTGCGACCAGAGAGGGTGCCATCGCCTCGATGCTCGTCGGCCTGGTCTCAGGCGGGGCGCTTGGCTACTGGTACTATGTGATCGACAAGATGCCCTTCCACTTCAGCCTGTATGCCTTCCTCCTCTCGGCGGCCACGATGGTCGTCGTGAGCATGGCGACACACAAGACCGATACAAAAGTGCTCGACGCCACGCTGACCGGCAAGTTCATCCATCTCAGGTGA